A segment of the Streptomyces sp. NBC_01235 genome:
CAGGGGAAGGCCGAGGTCTCACTGCCGCTGCCGATCACCACGTTGCCCGTCCAGGCGGTGGCCCGTACGTCCGACGGATGCGCGTACGTCATGAGGTCGGCGTTCTTGAAACCGCTCGGCGTACCGGTCCAGTCGTTGATCCGCCAGATCGCGCTCGCGTTGCTCGGGTCGTTCGACGACGGGATCGCGATCGAGTTGAGGGTGGTCGTCCCGCCCGCGGATACCGTCACCTGCGTACTGTATACAGCGAGCTCGCTCTTGTGGACGGTCAGCGTGTACGTCCCCGGCAGCACCCCCGTGATCGAGAAGTAGCCGTCGGAGGACCGGGCCGAACCCCAGTACTGTGCGGCCGAGTTGGCGAGTCCGACCGTGTACGGATACGCCGTGTTGCGCCCGGTGATGCCGACCCCCGCGACGCGGCCTCGGCCGCTCGCCCCGACGTATCCGGAGATGCCGAGCGAGTCCGCCCAGGAGGTGGCCAGGGTGCCCGGGAACAGCGACGAGGAGGGGGCGCCGCCGTCCGTGAAGGCGATGACGTACGGGCCCTGGAGACCGAAGCGCTGGTCCTCGGTCTGGTTCTGGCCGTAGTAGAGGATCTCGTAGAGGCCGCCGCCGTCGGCGCTCTGGTGGCGCAGGAGGGAACGGTAGAAGGGGCCGCCGGAGGCTTTCTCGTGGTTGCTGCGCACGATCCACAGGCCGACGCTGCCCGTGGTCCAGCCGATGTAGTTGTAGTCGATGACGCGCAGCTTGGAGTAGTGCTTGGAGCGGGTCTGGCCGTCGGACTTCGCGAAGACGTCGGAGGCCTCGATGGTGCTGGTCGTGTACGTGTAGGAGTCGGGTTCGTCGTTGAGGAACAGGCCTGCCTTGACGCGCACGATGTAACGGGTTGCGGAAACGGACGTGTCGGCCTTGTTGGTCCACAGGTAGACGTTGTTCTCGCCGCTGCGGGCCGCGTAGTAGTGCTTGAGCGTGCCGTGCGTGACCGAGATCAGGATCGTCGAGCCGGACTGCGCGATCGTCACGGTGGAGCTGCCGAGCCCGGACTCGATGTGCGAGTTCATGCCGCCGTAGCCCTGGTACTGGGTGCCCCGGTAGACCAGGGAGGTCAGGTCGCCGGTGGTCTTGCTGACCTTGAAGACCAGGTTGGCGCCGGTGTCGACGACGTAGTTCGAGCCGTCGTCGGTGTAGCCGAAGGCCGCCGCGGCGGCCGGGACGGCGAGTGGCCCGGCGAGGGCGGCCGAACCGGCGGCGGCCGCGGCGGAGAGGACGAAGGTGCGGCGTCGGACCGGCCTGTGGCTCTCGGATCCGGACATGGGGGTGCCTCCTTCGGGAGGTGTGGGGGTGCGGGTGCCTGAGAGAGTGACAGTTGAATCGATTTCGCGAAAGGGCTTTCACTTGCGTGATGTTGGCAATCCCGTGAAATCTGTCCAAGGTCTAGAAAGCGCTTGCCAGAGGCGATACGGTCCTGCCGCCAACCCCAGTTGTCGTGCCGGAGGAGCCGCAAGTGAGACGTTTCAACATCGCCGTGCTGGCGGCACTCACCCTGACCGCCGGTCTGACGGCCGTACCCGCCGCCCACGCCCACGGTGGCGGCGTGACTCTCGGCATCGACAACTGCACGGCCACCGCATGCCACTTCGATGTCCCGCCCGGCACCTATGACGTGAAGGTCGTCCTCGGCGGCGACACCGAGTCGAGCACCAGCATCAGCGGAGAGACCCGGCGCGCTCTGCTCCCCGAGACCGCCGCCTCCGCCGGCGAACGTGTTCCCCGCAGCTTCACCGTCGACGTCCGCACCCCCGAGGGTGAGCCGACCGGTGTCGAGGGCACTCCCGGCCTGGACCTGGCGCTCGGCGGCTCGGCGCCCGCCCTGGCCGACATCAGGGTCACCCCCGCCCGGCATGCCCGGCAGATCTTCCTCATCGGGGACTCCACGGTCTGCGACCAGCCCGCCGACCCGTACACCGGCTGGGGCCAGCAGCTGCCGCAGTTCCTGCGCAAGGGTGTCTCGGTCGCCAACCACGCGGATTCCGGGGAGAGTACGGTCACGTATCTGGGGAACCCGCAGCTCTGGGCCACGGTCCAGCCGCTGATCAGCCCCGGCGACCTCGTCCTGGTCCAGCTCGCCCACAACGACAAGACAACCGATGAGGCGACGTACCGGGCGAACCTCGAGACACTCGTGGCGGGAGTACGGGAGAAGGGCGGCCGACCGGTCCTCGTGACCCCCATCGTGCGCCGCTGGTTCAACGCCGACGGCACGCTGAACAACGGAACAGCCCTGCTGGTCAACGGACTTGGCGTCGACCATCCGGCGGTGATCCGCTCGGTCGCCGCCGCGCAGGACGCTGCGCTGATCGACCTCACCGCCAGGACCAAGGCGCTGGTGGAGTCCCTGGGCGTCGAGGGCTCCAAGGCGCTCTACCTCTACAACGAGAAACGCGACAACACGCACACCTCCGTGCACGGAGCCACGGTCTACGCCGGCCTGGTCCGCGACGAACTCGTCGCCCTGCATCTGGTGCCGAGGGGCACCGTGCGGGTGGGATGAACGCCTGGGGGCGACCCGACCGGAACCGGGACGCCCCCAGGTCCTGGCATCCCCAGGTCCCGACCCGGCCGCGAAGGAAAGAAACAGCTGATGCACCTGCCCCCGTCCGACCCCGCCCGCAGCCCCCGCACCGGCTACACCCGCGCCCACTGGGAGGCGGCCGCCGACAACCTGCTCGCCGCGGTGGAGCCGTACGCCACCGAAGATCGCGCTCTCTACCACTTTCCCGGCGACCGGGAGAGCTGGTCGGGCCGCCTCTCCGACGGCCTGGAGGGCTACGCCCGCACTCTGCTGCTGGCCGCCTTCCGCCGTGACGAGACCGCGCTGGAACGTTACGCAACCGGTCTCGAGGCCGGTGTCCTCGGCGTCTGGCCCCGCATCGGAGATCGCGGGCAGCCTCTCGTCGAGGCCGCGTCGATCGCGCTCGCGCTGCGGCTTACCCGTCCGCTGCTCTGGGACCGCCTCGACGACCGTGTCCGACAGCGCGCGGCTGCCTGGCTCGGCGACGCGCTGACCGCCGAACCCTGGCCCTGCAACTGGGAACTGTTCCCGGTCACGGTAGGCGGTTTCCTGGAGTCGGTCGGCCACGAGCCGGAGGCCTCCCGCAAGGCGATCGACCGCGGCCTGGAGCGCATCGAGCAGTGGTACGTCGGCGACGGCTGGTACACCGACGGTGCCGGCCGCGCCTTCGACTACTACAACGGCTGGGCCATGCACCTGTACCCGGTCCTGCACGCCTGGCTGGCCGACGCCCCGGACCTGCTCGCCCTCTACGGCGGGCGGCTCAAGGCTCATCTCGCCGGCTACGCCCGCCTGTTCGGCGGCGACGGAGCCCCCATGCACCAGGGCCGCTCCCTCACCTACCGCTTCGCCACCACCGCCCCCCTGTGGCTGGGCGCCCTGACCGGCCATACCCCGCTGACTCCCGGCGAGACCCGCCGCCTGGCCTCGGGCGCGTTGAAGTACTTCCTGGAACGGGACGCGGTCGACGAGCACGGCCTGCTGACCCTCGGCTGGCACGGCCCCGACGAGGCGGTCCTGCAGGGCTATTCGGGACCGGCCTCCCCCTATTGGGCGAGCAAGGGTTTCCTCGGTCTGCTGCTTCCGCCGGAACACGAGGTGTGGACGGCGCAAGAGGAGGCGGGGCCGGTGGAGCGGGGGAACTCGGTTACCCCACTCTCCGCCCCCAACTGGCTGCTTCAGTCGACGAGTTCGGACGGCCTGGTGCGTCTGCACAACCATGGCAGCGAGGACGTCCGCTACGACCCGTACTACACGCGGTTCGCGTACTCCACGGTTACGCGGCCGCTCGGCACGCCACCGGACAACGTCGTAGTGGTCGGCGGCGACTCGCACCGTGAGGGCATCGTCCCGCTCGGGGTGGGGGAGGGGTGGGCGGCCTCTCGGTACGTGTCGGCCTGCGGCGCCGAGGTCACGAGTCTGGTGGTGGCCGACGGCGCGGTCGAGGTGCGGGCCCATCTGGTGGTCGGCGCGGCGCCGGGAACGGAGGTGCAGGTCACGGGCTGGGCACCGGTGGAGGGCGGGGACGAGCGGGCCGAGCTGGTGCCCGTGCACGGGCTGACCGGCACATCCCCGTTGTCGGGTGTGCTGGGAGACGGGCCCGCGACTCTCTTCGTCGCGCTGGCCCGCCTCACCGCCGAGCCCGACCCCCTGCCCCTCCGGGAACTGGTGTCCGTGGAGGTGCAGAGGGCAGGTGCCGGCAACGCTCATGGTGGGTACGCCCTGAGCGTCCGCTGGCCGACGGGCTCGGAGAGCCACTTTGGTTTCACGGCTTCAGACGGGCGATCCGCAGCGTCGTCGTGGTCGGTGAAGCCCCGGTGAGCGCCGTCGCGTAGGTCGGCGTCACGGGGGCGTACGCCCAGGTCAGCGTCCCGTCCTTGAGGACCGCGAGGTCTCCGGTGATACGCGTGGTCACCACCTTGTCCGCGCTCTGGACCTTGCCGTTCCAGTCGACGAGACGGAAGTGGGTGCCCGTGAAGGTGCCGACGCAGGTGCCGCTGGTGCACTTGGAGCTCTTCAGGGACTCCCAGGACACGAGGAGGCGGTCCTTGCCGTACGGGGCGACGTGGACGTTGACGTTCTCGGTGCCGACCGCGCTGGTGAGGTACACGGCCTTGCCGGGACCGGAGTTGCGGTCCTTCATGAAGGCCAGCGCGACCTGATGAGTGCCCGTCTTCGGTTTCACCGTCCAGCCGCGGCCGCTGGCGTCGTCCGGGTTCTTCTTCGCCGAGGCGGCGCCGCGAGAGGCGAAGGCGGTGACGTAACGGCCGGTGGACGACTTCACCAGGTCGCCGGTGCGGCCGGGGAAAGTGCCGCCGCAGTACCCGGCCCAGCACTGTTCGCGCTGCACCACGGGCGCTGTGTCCGGAGCACCGATCCCGGTCGAGACGAACAGCCCGGAGCGCCAGTCGTCGAAGCAGAGGGAGGTGAAGGCGCCGGAGGTCTCGGCGTGCAGGGCTATGCCCTCGTTGTGGCTGCACCCCCAGCTCCAGCCCCCGCTGAGCTTCGCCCCCTTGGCGCTGACGTACGCCATCTTGTCCCCGTAGTGCCCATCGGCGAAGCCACCGGCGCCGTGCACGACGAAGTAGGCGCCGTACTTGGTGCCGTTCCAGGTGAGTTGCCCGTCGAGCAAGGGCGCGGTGTCGTGGGAGGCGGTGCTGGTGAGGTTCGTGCGGAAAGTCTGTTTGGCACCCGTGTAGCGGACGATCGCGGCCGCGGTCTCCTTCCACTTGTTCGTGTCGGCGACTCGCGTGAGCAGGGCGAAACCGTCGTTGTGCGCGACCAGGCCGCCCACCTCCTTGGCGCCCTTGACGACCGTGTCGGCGCCCGAGCGCTTCCCGGCGGCGGTGAGCGGCGTGACGTGGACGCCGTCCGCCGCGGGCCAGGCGACGCGGAGCGTGCCGTTCGGGGCCACCGCGGTCGTTGTCCGCGTCCACTCCCGGGTGTTGTTGTAACCGGCAGACAAGTACGGGAACTTGGCTGCGAGGGTGACAGCGGTGGTGGTGGGGGTGAGGTTCGGGGAGGTGGTCGCTGCCCCGGCGGTGGCCCACCATGCGCCGGCGAGCAGCCCGGCGGCCGCGAGGGCGCCGATCGCGGGCTTGCGCGCCGCACGGATTCGGCGGTGGTGCTTCGTGCGTCGTGCAGATGTCATGGCCTGTGGTTGCCGCGGGGCAGGAAAAGGTTGCCGTGCGGAGTGGATGCCGGTGAAACCGCTGTGGCGGACGTTGCCCGGTGTGGCTGCCCGGTGGGATGTGGCCGGGTAGACGTGCCCCGATGCGAGCCACTGACGGAGGGGGATTCTCCGTTGCCGTGCGCAAGCGGTGTCCACAAGAATCCGCGCATGACTTCTGCCATCCGTCACGTGACGATCGACAGCTCCGACGCCCACGCCCTCGGCAGCTTCTGGTCCGAGGTTCTCGGCCACCCCCTCCACGAGGACGACAAGCCGGGCGACGACGAGGCACTGATCGAGGGTGCGGGCCTGCTCTTCGTCACCGTCCCGGAGCCCAAGAGACAGAAGAACCGCATCCATTTCGACCTCCAGCCGCAGGACCGCACCCGCGAGGAGGAGGTCGAGCGCCTGCTGGCCCTCGGCGCCACCTTGGTCGACGACCGCCGCAGGTCCGACGGGACGGGGTGGGCGGTCCTCGCGGACCCGGAGGGAAACGAGTTCTGCGTGGAGCGCAGTGCGGGAGAGCGGGCCGCCGGCTGAGAAGGCGGTTTCCGGGCAGGAAACGGAAACGGGCAGTTCAACGGAGGAGAGCCGACGGGGACATCCCGGAGGGGACGGTTTGGCGGGGACCGAAAGGACACGCCTCTAGCGTGGGCTGTATGCACGCACCCAGGGCGACCTCGAACCCCTTTGTCGGCCTCCACCATGCCGACACCCCGCTCCTCCTGCCCAACGCCTGGGACCACGCCTCCGCGCTGGCCATGGCGGGGCAGGGCTTTCGGGCGATCGGTACGACGAGTCTCGCGGTGGCGGCGGCGGTGGGACTGCCGGACGGAGCGTCGGCGACACGGGACGAAACCCTGAGGCTCGCGTTGCTTCTGGGATCGCAACAGTTCCTGCTGTCCGTCGACGCGGAAAACGGCTTCAGTGAAGATCCCGACGAGGTGGCGGAGTTCGCGCGTCAGCTTGCGGCGGTGGGCGCGGTCGGCATCAACCTGGAGGACGGAATGGGGGCGGTTGACCGGCATGCCGCGAAGATCGCCGCCGTGAAGTCGGCCGTCCCCGGCCTCTTCGTCAACGCCCGCACGGACACGTACTGGCTCGGCGAACACGACGAAACCGAGACGCTGTCCCGCCTGGACGTCTACCAACAGGCGGGCGCCGATGGCGTGTTCGTTCCCGGCCTGGCCAGTGCCCGGGAGATCGGGGCGCTGGTGGCGCGGCTCGATGTTCCCCTCAACATCCTCTATTCACCGGTCGGTCCCGCAGTTCCCCACCTCGCGGACCTTGGGGTGAGTCGCATCAGCTTCGGCTCGTTCCTCTACCGACGGTCCCTGGGCGCGGCGCTCGAGGCAGTGGTCGAGATCCGTGAGGGGCGCAGGCCTGGTGGTCGTGCGCCGACGTACGAGGACATCCAGAGTCTCGGCGCCGATCCGGCACGCCACGACTGATACCGCGTCAGCTGACGGTGTCGTCCTCCCGCGGCCAGTGGGTGAGCGCCATGTGCAGGGCGTCGATGACCTTGTCCCATGATCGCTGCACGTCCCGGGGCGCACCGAAGGCGCCGCCAGCCTCCAGCATGCAGTACCCGTGAAAGGTGCTGCGCAACAGGCGGACGGCGTCGGTGAGGTCGGGTTCGTCGAGGCCGTAGGCGCGGAGCATCCCGTAGGTGATTTCGGCGGTGCGGCGCGGGGCGGGTGAAGCGGCGGCCAGTTCCTGGTCGATCTCCTGGTCGATACGGGTCTGGGTGGCGGCGTACCTTCCCGGGTGCCGCAGGGCGTACTCCCGATAGGCCCCCGCGAAGGCGACCAGCGCGTCCTTGCCGGCGAGCCCGACGACGGCTGCGGCGATCCGGTCGATCATCTCGCCGCCGACGAGCAGTGCGAGCCTTGTCCGCAACTCCCGGAGGTTCCTGACGTGCGAGTACAGGCTCGCGTCCTTGACACCGAAGCGTCGGGCCAGCGCCGAGATGCTGACGTTGTCGAAGCCGACCTCGTCGGCCAGCTCGGCGGCGGCTTCGACGAGGCGGTCGGTGGTGAGGCCGACTCGTGGCATGGGGGACCGCCTTGTGTGCGCTCGGGGCCAGGAGGTACTGGGCAGGATCCTATGGGTTCCGCAGGTGGGAGGCCGGACGGCGGGGTGGACTCCACCACGGAAGTCGAGCCGGCCGCCCTGGCTCCGTCTGTAACGCTCCTTCCGACCGGGCACTGGCCCCGGGCCGTCCGCAACTGCCCGGACCTGCGCCGCAGGGTGCCCCTGCCGGCCGGTGCTGTGGGTGCCGCCCTTGCACCGACCGGCAGGGATCAAGGACCTGGGAGAACAGCGGTGAGCGGCGCCGGAGCCGTCTTCCTCGCTGGAACCCGAATCCGAATCCGGGGTCACGCGTTCGGATTGAGTCCGTTCGACAGCCCGGTGTAGGCGGGCTTCGCCGCGTAGCTCTCGTTGTACGGCAGGGCCGCCCCGTACCCGTTGAACGTGCCCGGTACCCACGAGTACTTGTCGCTGACGCCCCACAGGGTGACGCCGGCGCAGCGCGCCACGCCGAGGCAGTTCTCGCTCGCTGTCTTGTAGTCGGTGGATTGCTGGGCGAGTTCGGCGGAGGAGGCGGGCAGCGGAATTCGGACGTCCAGCTCAGTGATGGACACCTCCAGACCGAGGTCGGAGAACCGCTTGAGGTTCGCCTTCATCGACGCCGGAAGCTTGCCGACCTCGAAGTGCGACTGGAAACCGATTCCGTTCAACGGCACTCCCTGCGCCAGGAGCTGTTGGGCCAGCGCGTACAGGGCGTCGCTCTTGGCGTTGTCCGCCTCGATGTTGTAGTCGTTGATGTACAGCTTCGCGGCGGGGTCGGCGGCGTGCGCCCAGCGCAGCGCGTTGGCTATGTATCCGGTTCCGAGTTTGTCCTGCCAGAGCGAACTGCGCATCGAACCGTCTTCGTTGAACGCTTCGTTGACCACGTCCCAGGCGTACACCTTGCCCTTGTAGCGCCCGACTTCGGTGTCGATGTGGCCCTTGAGGATGGTGTTCAGCTCGGTTGCCGAATAGTTTCCGTTCTTCAGCCAGGACGGCAACTGCGCGTACCAGGCCAGGGTGTGCCCGCGTACGCCCTGGTCGTGGGCGGCCGCATGGGCCACCAGCCGGTCGGCGGCGGCCCAGTCGAAGCTGCCCCGGCTCGGTTCGACGGCGTCCCACTTCATCGCGTTCTCGGCCGTCACCGAGTTGAACTCCCGGTCCAGGACGGCTGTGTACGACGCGTCGGAGCTCAGCGGGGTGTCTCCCACTGCCGCGCCGATCTTCACACCGCGCCCGTCGGCGTAGCCGCGCAGGGTGGTGGCGGCCGAGGCCTCCGGTGTGAGATACGGCAGCGCGACGGCCGCCGTGGCGACGAGCGCGCCCGCGACGGCGAGCGGGCCGGGGCGCAGAGCGCGACGCCGGTGATGGTGGGTTCCCGGTGTGTGGGGCACGGCTGCTCCTCGATGGACTGGGGGATGGGGGGTGGGAAGTGGGGATGCGGGTGCTTCAGCCGTGTGTCGCCACCGGCGAGCGTAAGGTTGCCGGGGACTTGAGAACAGCGCCGGGTGGGGGAGACGGGCGGGGGCCACGGGGTGTACGAAGCGCGGAGCAAACGATTCCGACGACCACGGGAGGTTGCGTCCCGTGCCGGCCAACCGCTGTGGCGGCAGCGGGACTTCGGGATCTTCTGGGCCGCGCAGACGCTCTCCTTCCTCGGCGATTCCTTCGCCCTGATCGCCCTGCCGCTGCTCGTCCTCCAGGTCACCGGCTCACTCGCCCGTATGGGTCTGCTGACGGCGGTCGGCGGGGCGGCCTCGGTCGTGGCGGCGGTGTTCGCCGGGGCGATAGTGGACCGGGTCGACCGACGCCGACTCCTCATCGCCTGCGACCTGGTCCGCATGGTGCTGTACGGACTGATCCCGCTGGTGTGGCTGATCGGGCCACGGGTCTGGCTGCTGTACACGGTCCTGCCGCTGTGCGAGGCCGTCGGCATGCTCTTCGCCGTCGGTTACGTAACCGTTGTCCGCGGCTTGGTCGGCACCGGGCAGCTCACCGAGGCCAACGGACGGCTCAACGCGACGGCTGCCGCGGCCGGCGTGCTCGGCCCACTGTGCGCCGGCGCGCTCGCGGCCTGGACCGGCCCGGCCGCGGCGATCGGCGTGGACGCGGCCAGCTTCGGAGTGTCGGCTGCCTGTCTCTGCGTCGTACGGATCCGGAGGGGGCCGCTGGACGACCGGCCGGACGATCTGCCGAAGGAGCGAGGGGGCGAGCCGCTGGGCGGGCAACCGACCGCGCGGGCCGGGGAACGACCGGGCCGGCGGGCCGGGTTGTGGCGGGATCTGCGGGCTGGGGTGGCGTTCCTGTACGGCCATCCCGTGCTGCGTGCGCTGACCGCGCTGCTGTTCGTCTTCAGTTTCCTCACGCTGGGACTGAACGACCTCGTCATCTACCACCTCAAAGACGACCTCGGGCATGACGACGGCACCGTCGGGTCCGTCATGGCGGCCGGCGCGCTCGGCACTGTCGTCGGCTCCCTGGCCGTGGCCCGGGTGCATCGCCGGCTCGGTTTCGGGCCGACGTGGACGGCGGCGGTCGCGGTGAGCGGTGTCGCCGTCGCGGGGCTGGGTTGGGCGCACGACACCCGCGTCGTGGGGGCCCTGTGCGCCGTCTTCCTGGCCGGTGCCGCCGTCGCGGGCACCTGCTCCATGTCCCTGCGTCAGGAGGTGACTCCGGAGCCGCTGCTGGGCCGGGCCACCTCCGCCTTCTGGACCCTCCAGTACGCGGCGGCCCCGGTGGGCGCGGCCGTCCTGACATGGGCGGCGGAACGGCACGGCACCGCGCCGGTCGCCATGCTGGCCGGCGGGGCCTGCGTGCTGATCGCCGGGGCCGCGCTGCTGACACCGGTGGGCAGGGCCGGGCGGAGGTGACGCCGGGGCGGTGGCCGGGGTGGCGCGACGGCGGCCAGAGGGCGCTGACCACCAGTGGCCGCCGGCTCCGACGTCCGCGCCGAGCACGGTCGGCGGGCCGGCCTCGTCCGCCTCGTCCTTGCTTCCCCACCGCCTTCGTCCTTCGACCGGCTTCAGGCCCTTCTCGTAACCGTTTCCTCAGGACCCCGCCCGAGCAACCGGTTCCTGCGCCCCAGTCCGCATAGCCGGTTTCTGGGCTCCCCTTTGCGTAACCGC
Coding sequences within it:
- a CDS encoding rhamnogalacturonan lyase B N-terminal domain-containing protein, which codes for MSGSESHRPVRRRTFVLSAAAAAGSAALAGPLAVPAAAAAFGYTDDGSNYVVDTGANLVFKVSKTTGDLTSLVYRGTQYQGYGGMNSHIESGLGSSTVTIAQSGSTILISVTHGTLKHYYAARSGENNVYLWTNKADTSVSATRYIVRVKAGLFLNDEPDSYTYTTSTIEASDVFAKSDGQTRSKHYSKLRVIDYNYIGWTTGSVGLWIVRSNHEKASGGPFYRSLLRHQSADGGGLYEILYYGQNQTEDQRFGLQGPYVIAFTDGGAPSSSLFPGTLATSWADSLGISGYVGASGRGRVAGVGITGRNTAYPYTVGLANSAAQYWGSARSSDGYFSITGVLPGTYTLTVHKSELAVYSTQVTVSAGGTTTLNSIAIPSSNDPSNASAIWRINDWTGTPSGFKNADLMTYAHPSDVRATAWTGNVVIGSGSETSAFPCYIWKDVNSGLLVYFKLTAAQAAAAHTLRIGVTTAYANGRPQVVVNDTWTSAIPSPPTQPSTRSLTNGSYRGNNYTFTYSVPASAWLTDTSQYNVLKINVVSGSGSTSYLSAGTSIDAIDLLA
- a CDS encoding rhamnogalacturonan acetylesterase translates to MRRFNIAVLAALTLTAGLTAVPAAHAHGGGVTLGIDNCTATACHFDVPPGTYDVKVVLGGDTESSTSISGETRRALLPETAASAGERVPRSFTVDVRTPEGEPTGVEGTPGLDLALGGSAPALADIRVTPARHARQIFLIGDSTVCDQPADPYTGWGQQLPQFLRKGVSVANHADSGESTVTYLGNPQLWATVQPLISPGDLVLVQLAHNDKTTDEATYRANLETLVAGVREKGGRPVLVTPIVRRWFNADGTLNNGTALLVNGLGVDHPAVIRSVAAAQDAALIDLTARTKALVESLGVEGSKALYLYNEKRDNTHTSVHGATVYAGLVRDELVALHLVPRGTVRVG
- a CDS encoding DUF2264 domain-containing protein; the protein is MHLPPSDPARSPRTGYTRAHWEAAADNLLAAVEPYATEDRALYHFPGDRESWSGRLSDGLEGYARTLLLAAFRRDETALERYATGLEAGVLGVWPRIGDRGQPLVEAASIALALRLTRPLLWDRLDDRVRQRAAAWLGDALTAEPWPCNWELFPVTVGGFLESVGHEPEASRKAIDRGLERIEQWYVGDGWYTDGAGRAFDYYNGWAMHLYPVLHAWLADAPDLLALYGGRLKAHLAGYARLFGGDGAPMHQGRSLTYRFATTAPLWLGALTGHTPLTPGETRRLASGALKYFLERDAVDEHGLLTLGWHGPDEAVLQGYSGPASPYWASKGFLGLLLPPEHEVWTAQEEAGPVERGNSVTPLSAPNWLLQSTSSDGLVRLHNHGSEDVRYDPYYTRFAYSTVTRPLGTPPDNVVVVGGDSHREGIVPLGVGEGWAASRYVSACGAEVTSLVVADGAVEVRAHLVVGAAPGTEVQVTGWAPVEGGDERAELVPVHGLTGTSPLSGVLGDGPATLFVALARLTAEPDPLPLRELVSVEVQRAGAGNAHGGYALSVRWPTGSESHFGFTASDGRSAASSWSVKPR
- a CDS encoding VOC family protein, whose amino-acid sequence is MTSAIRHVTIDSSDAHALGSFWSEVLGHPLHEDDKPGDDEALIEGAGLLFVTVPEPKRQKNRIHFDLQPQDRTREEEVERLLALGATLVDDRRRSDGTGWAVLADPEGNEFCVERSAGERAAG
- a CDS encoding isocitrate lyase/PEP mutase family protein produces the protein MHAPRATSNPFVGLHHADTPLLLPNAWDHASALAMAGQGFRAIGTTSLAVAAAVGLPDGASATRDETLRLALLLGSQQFLLSVDAENGFSEDPDEVAEFARQLAAVGAVGINLEDGMGAVDRHAAKIAAVKSAVPGLFVNARTDTYWLGEHDETETLSRLDVYQQAGADGVFVPGLASAREIGALVARLDVPLNILYSPVGPAVPHLADLGVSRISFGSFLYRRSLGAALEAVVEIREGRRPGGRAPTYEDIQSLGADPARHD
- a CDS encoding TetR/AcrR family transcriptional regulator codes for the protein MPRVGLTTDRLVEAAAELADEVGFDNVSISALARRFGVKDASLYSHVRNLRELRTRLALLVGGEMIDRIAAAVVGLAGKDALVAFAGAYREYALRHPGRYAATQTRIDQEIDQELAAASPAPRRTAEITYGMLRAYGLDEPDLTDAVRLLRSTFHGYCMLEAGGAFGAPRDVQRSWDKVIDALHMALTHWPREDDTVS
- a CDS encoding endo-1,4-beta-xylanase codes for the protein MPHTPGTHHHRRRALRPGPLAVAGALVATAAVALPYLTPEASAATTLRGYADGRGVKIGAAVGDTPLSSDASYTAVLDREFNSVTAENAMKWDAVEPSRGSFDWAAADRLVAHAAAHDQGVRGHTLAWYAQLPSWLKNGNYSATELNTILKGHIDTEVGRYKGKVYAWDVVNEAFNEDGSMRSSLWQDKLGTGYIANALRWAHAADPAAKLYINDYNIEADNAKSDALYALAQQLLAQGVPLNGIGFQSHFEVGKLPASMKANLKRFSDLGLEVSITELDVRIPLPASSAELAQQSTDYKTASENCLGVARCAGVTLWGVSDKYSWVPGTFNGYGAALPYNESYAAKPAYTGLSNGLNPNA
- a CDS encoding MFS transporter, which translates into the protein MYEARSKRFRRPREVASRAGQPLWRQRDFGIFWAAQTLSFLGDSFALIALPLLVLQVTGSLARMGLLTAVGGAASVVAAVFAGAIVDRVDRRRLLIACDLVRMVLYGLIPLVWLIGPRVWLLYTVLPLCEAVGMLFAVGYVTVVRGLVGTGQLTEANGRLNATAAAAGVLGPLCAGALAAWTGPAAAIGVDAASFGVSAACLCVVRIRRGPLDDRPDDLPKERGGEPLGGQPTARAGERPGRRAGLWRDLRAGVAFLYGHPVLRALTALLFVFSFLTLGLNDLVIYHLKDDLGHDDGTVGSVMAAGALGTVVGSLAVARVHRRLGFGPTWTAAVAVSGVAVAGLGWAHDTRVVGALCAVFLAGAAVAGTCSMSLRQEVTPEPLLGRATSAFWTLQYAAAPVGAAVLTWAAERHGTAPVAMLAGGACVLIAGAALLTPVGRAGRR